Proteins found in one Candidatus Obscuribacterales bacterium genomic segment:
- a CDS encoding MFS transporter encodes MVQHPSPPLADRLPFRTKLAYGAGDLGTAITANVLIFFLLFFFTEVAGLPPGLAAWVLTIGKISDAINDPIIGVMSDRTQSRLGRRYPWMLAGAIPFGVFFFLLWIVPQFSTDPATNQWLLFAYYVTIGILFHLAYTTVNLPYTALTPELTQDYNERTNLNSFRFAFSIGGSILSVLLVIAISAVTPDDLQYRYLIIGGVCAVIAVLPIFWCFFGTKERGLRSLSNATTAMPTTPFFDQVKIAFSNRPFLFVIGIYLCSWLAVQVTASILKFFVVSCLFMSDQVSNVVILAVQGTALIMLFVWSAVSERIGKQAVYFIGMSLWLIAQVGLFFLQPGQMGLMYGLAIMAGFGVSTAYLIPWSLLPDVIELDELNTGQRREGIFYAFMVLLQKIGLAAGLWVVGQALEWSGYIGGAPEQSETAQWAIRMAIAPLPALCLLGGIVLTYFYPITREVHAALLLQLAERRKTKEE; translated from the coding sequence ATGGTGCAGCATCCCAGTCCGCCTCTAGCTGATCGCTTGCCCTTTCGCACCAAGCTGGCCTACGGGGCCGGTGATTTGGGAACCGCGATCACGGCTAATGTTCTCATCTTCTTTTTGCTGTTTTTCTTTACCGAGGTGGCGGGGTTGCCGCCGGGGTTGGCGGCCTGGGTGTTGACGATTGGCAAAATTTCAGATGCCATCAATGACCCGATTATCGGCGTGATGAGCGATCGCACCCAATCGCGCTTGGGACGACGCTATCCCTGGATGCTGGCGGGAGCGATTCCCTTTGGAGTGTTCTTTTTTCTCCTGTGGATTGTGCCCCAGTTCAGTACCGATCCGGCCACCAATCAATGGCTGCTGTTTGCCTACTACGTGACCATCGGTATCCTGTTTCACCTGGCCTACACCACCGTGAACCTGCCCTACACGGCCCTCACGCCTGAACTCACCCAAGACTACAACGAACGGACGAATCTCAATAGCTTTCGCTTTGCCTTTTCCATTGGCGGTAGCATTCTGTCTGTGCTGCTGGTGATTGCCATTAGCGCCGTCACGCCCGATGACCTGCAATATCGCTATCTAATTATCGGCGGTGTCTGCGCGGTAATTGCGGTGCTGCCCATTTTCTGGTGCTTTTTTGGCACCAAGGAGCGGGGGTTGCGATCGCTCAGCAATGCCACCACCGCGATGCCCACCACGCCATTTTTTGATCAGGTCAAAATTGCCTTCAGCAATCGACCTTTTCTGTTTGTTATTGGTATCTATCTCTGTTCCTGGCTAGCGGTGCAGGTGACGGCATCCATCCTCAAGTTTTTTGTGGTGAGCTGCCTATTCATGTCGGATCAGGTATCCAACGTGGTGATCCTGGCGGTGCAAGGGACGGCGCTGATTATGCTCTTTGTCTGGAGTGCCGTCAGCGAACGGATTGGCAAACAGGCGGTCTATTTCATCGGCATGAGTCTTTGGTTGATCGCGCAAGTCGGCCTCTTTTTTCTACAGCCGGGGCAGATGGGCTTGATGTATGGACTGGCGATTATGGCAGGCTTTGGGGTGTCAACCGCCTACCTGATTCCCTGGTCGCTGCTGCCTGATGTGATTGAACTGGATGAGCTGAATACTGGACAGCGGCGGGAGGGTATTTTCTACGCCTTTATGGTGCTGCTGCAAAAGATTGGTCTGGCGGCTGGGCTCTGGGTGGTGGGGCAGGCGCTGGAGTGGTCGGGCTATATCGGTGGTGCGCCAGAACAATCGGAGACGGCCCAGTGGGCCATCCGCATGGCGATCGCTCCCCTGCCAGCGCTTTGCCTGCTAGGTGGTATTGTGCTGACCTATTTCTACCCCATCACCCGCGAGGTGCACGCCGCCCTGCTGCTGCAGCTTGCAGAACGCCGCAAAACTAAGGAAGAGTAG
- a CDS encoding DUF2470 domain-containing protein, which translates to MADLLTTEVSDRICKHMNEDHSEAVKLYAQVFGGVADATAAELLRIDPTGMDLSAQVAEDTVPVRVTFDHTLQDSEDAHQTLIAMVKQARSPRQGG; encoded by the coding sequence ATGGCAGATTTGTTGACCACAGAGGTGAGCGATCGCATCTGTAAACACATGAACGAAGACCATAGCGAGGCGGTGAAACTCTACGCCCAGGTCTTTGGCGGCGTGGCGGATGCGACGGCAGCAGAACTCCTGCGCATTGATCCCACGGGGATGGATCTAAGCGCCCAGGTGGCCGAGGATACGGTGCCGGTGCGGGTCACGTTTGACCACACGCTGCAGGACTCAGAAGATGCCCACCAAACGTTGATTGCCATGGTTAAACAGGCGCGATCGCCGCGTCAGGGCGGATAG
- a CDS encoding adenylate/guanylate cyclase domain-containing protein: MISDSALSLTQIEFRLRALLPADLYASVWIDPSPSNLMRVFEHLRTLQHILHDYTPRQVSELLPQPGIIRHSWHQGTLLFTDLAGFTTLMEANVAQGRQGAVTLLQVLNQYFSEMLELVSKSGGEVLEFTGDAMLVQFLSDRHQVDTEQAVRAGLRMQRAMDHFKHIQTDQGCFSLGMRVGIHTGQFLTADIGTPMRVAHVLLGNTVQQAKQAESAGQVGRVCLTKEAIARLEDAFHIDSPHHHGYSLVRDDLSQTELGDYEISLNRRRLSSSVLFDRSPEGILAEIRDTLDRVDRLSSYIPTPILHLLVESAAQRRIAPRFADAVVMFVNLGGLPEAVDTASPEEVAAISTAFSTVFSMIDAAVRSRGGILQKVTYHLVGSDILIYFGVLNSRTQDMIHAADTALTIRDQIIPSLTRPMVQGQPVDLDLHIGIAHGPVFAAEIGEPRGRREFNILGDAVNTASRLTSQAQSGQILIGRHIYHALKDSYHCKSLGDVTLKGKSQPTPLFSLLQQHDS, translated from the coding sequence ATGATCTCAGACTCAGCGCTCTCACTGACCCAGATCGAATTTCGCTTGCGGGCGCTCTTGCCTGCAGATTTATACGCATCGGTGTGGATTGATCCATCCCCCAGCAACTTAATGCGGGTATTTGAGCATCTGCGTACCCTGCAGCACATTTTGCATGACTACACCCCCCGCCAAGTATCTGAACTGCTGCCCCAGCCGGGCATCATCCGCCATAGCTGGCACCAGGGAACCCTCTTGTTTACCGACTTGGCAGGCTTCACCACCCTCATGGAAGCCAATGTAGCCCAGGGGCGGCAGGGTGCCGTGACCCTCCTGCAGGTACTCAATCAATATTTTTCTGAGATGCTGGAACTGGTCAGCAAGTCCGGGGGCGAGGTCTTAGAATTTACCGGCGATGCCATGCTGGTGCAGTTTTTAAGCGATCGCCACCAAGTCGACACCGAGCAGGCCGTGCGGGCGGGTCTGCGCATGCAGCGGGCGATGGATCACTTTAAGCATATTCAGACCGACCAAGGATGTTTTTCCTTAGGCATGCGGGTGGGCATCCACACCGGTCAATTCCTTACCGCTGATATTGGCACGCCGATGCGGGTCGCCCATGTGCTGCTGGGCAATACGGTGCAGCAGGCTAAGCAGGCCGAGAGTGCTGGTCAGGTAGGGCGTGTATGTTTGACCAAGGAAGCGATCGCCCGCCTAGAGGATGCGTTTCACATTGATTCTCCCCATCACCATGGCTATAGCCTCGTGCGCGACGACCTCAGCCAAACCGAGCTAGGCGACTATGAAATTTCTCTGAATCGGCGACGATTATCGAGTTCGGTCTTGTTCGATCGCAGCCCGGAAGGCATCCTCGCGGAAATTCGAGACACGCTGGATCGGGTCGATCGCCTTTCTAGCTATATCCCCACGCCCATCCTCCATCTGCTCGTCGAAAGCGCCGCCCAGCGCCGAATTGCGCCCAGATTTGCCGACGCTGTGGTGATGTTCGTCAACCTAGGCGGCTTGCCAGAAGCTGTGGATACCGCCTCTCCAGAGGAGGTAGCCGCCATCAGCACAGCCTTTTCTACCGTATTTTCTATGATTGATGCAGCGGTGCGATCGCGGGGCGGCATTCTCCAGAAAGTCACCTATCACCTGGTGGGGTCTGATATTCTCATCTACTTTGGGGTGCTCAACTCCCGCACCCAAGACATGATTCACGCCGCCGACACGGCCCTGACGATTCGCGACCAAATTATTCCCAGCCTCACTAGACCCATGGTGCAGGGACAGCCCGTTGATCTTGATCTGCACATTGGTATCGCCCACGGCCCCGTCTTTGCGGCTGAAATTGGCGAACCTCGGGGCCGTCGAGAATTCAACATCCTCGGCGATGCGGTCAACACGGCTTCTCGGCTCACCAGCCAGGCCCAATCCGGTCAAATCCTCATCGGGCGGCACATCTACCATGCCCTTAAAGACAGCTATCATTGCAAATCCTTAGGGGATGTCACCCTGAAGGGCAAATCACAGCCTACTCCTCTGTTTAGTCTGCTCCAGCAGCACGATAGCTAA
- a CDS encoding methylated-DNA--[protein]-cysteine S-methyltransferase, whose product MNAYDRIYAIVRQIPPGQVATYGQVAELANYPRQARLVGYALYRVAIASDIPWHRVINAKGAVSESPFRQGSDQRQRSLLEQEGVEFSKAGIINLRRYRWQPESGDLQPVDLNCDEQGEQSAS is encoded by the coding sequence ATGAACGCCTACGATCGCATCTACGCCATTGTTCGCCAAATTCCACCCGGACAGGTGGCCACCTACGGACAAGTTGCCGAACTCGCCAACTATCCCCGCCAGGCAAGGCTGGTGGGCTATGCGCTCTACCGAGTGGCGATCGCCTCTGATATTCCCTGGCATCGAGTGATCAACGCCAAGGGCGCGGTGTCGGAATCGCCCTTTCGCCAAGGTAGTGACCAACGGCAGCGATCGCTCTTGGAGCAGGAAGGCGTTGAATTTAGCAAGGCGGGAATCATCAATCTCCGCCGCTACCGCTGGCAGCCTGAGTCTGGAGATTTGCAGCCTGTAGATTTGAATTGCGACGAGCAGGGGGAACAGTCTGCGTCATAA
- the trpS gene encoding tryptophan--tRNA ligase gives MGKQRVLSGIQPTGNPHLGNYLGAIRNWVEQQHSFENFFCVVDLHAITAPHDPKTLAQDTRTIAALYLACGIDLETSSIFVQSHVPAHSELAWLLSCITPLTWLDDMVQFKEKAIRQGENVGAGLLMYPVLMAADILLYDADKVPVGEDQKQHLELTRDIAARMNYQFGSEEAPVLKIPEPLIRKEGARVMSLTDGTRKMSKSDPSDLSRINLLDSPEEIQKKVKKCKTDPVRGLEFDNPDRPECHNLLTLYMLLSGQTKEAVAAECRDMGWGQFKPLLTETAIAALKPIQDRYAEIMDDPSYLDSVLAQGRDQAIAIANVTLNRVRDAMGYAPSPPLGS, from the coding sequence ATGGGTAAACAGCGCGTACTATCAGGCATTCAGCCCACCGGCAATCCCCACTTGGGGAACTACCTGGGCGCAATTCGTAACTGGGTTGAACAGCAGCATAGCTTCGAGAACTTTTTCTGCGTGGTGGATCTGCACGCGATTACTGCCCCCCACGACCCCAAAACCCTAGCTCAAGACACCCGCACCATTGCTGCCCTCTACCTCGCCTGTGGCATTGATCTAGAAACCTCCAGCATTTTCGTCCAATCCCACGTGCCGGCCCATAGTGAACTGGCTTGGCTGCTGAGCTGCATCACCCCCCTCACTTGGCTGGATGACATGGTGCAGTTTAAGGAAAAGGCCATTCGGCAAGGCGAGAATGTGGGGGCAGGTTTGCTCATGTATCCCGTCCTGATGGCAGCGGATATTTTGCTCTACGATGCCGACAAGGTGCCCGTGGGCGAAGACCAAAAGCAGCATTTAGAACTCACCCGCGACATCGCCGCCCGCATGAACTACCAATTTGGCAGCGAAGAAGCGCCGGTGCTGAAAATTCCCGAGCCGCTGATCCGCAAGGAAGGCGCAAGGGTGATGAGCCTCACCGACGGCACCCGCAAAATGTCGAAGTCGGATCCCTCTGACCTCAGTCGCATTAACCTGCTGGACTCCCCCGAAGAGATCCAGAAAAAGGTGAAAAAGTGCAAAACCGATCCGGTGCGCGGTCTAGAGTTTGACAACCCTGATCGCCCCGAGTGCCACAACCTGCTAACGCTCTATATGCTGCTCTCCGGGCAAACCAAGGAAGCCGTGGCCGCCGAATGTCGCGACATGGGCTGGGGGCAGTTCAAACCCCTGTTGACCGAGACAGCGATCGCTGCCCTAAAACCCATCCAAGATCGCTATGCTGAGATCATGGACGACCCCAGCTACCTCGACTCCGTTTTAGCCCAAGGGCGAGACCAGGCCATCGCCATCGCCAACGTCACCCTCAACCGCGTGCGCGATGCTATGGGCTACGCTCCATCTCCTCCGTTGGGATCATGA
- a CDS encoding DUF2358 domain-containing protein → MTSPPSTDILDLLRDDYRRFPHDQTYSIYADDVRFKDPMNEFRGCDRYRQMIGFIQTWFREPQLDLHQINQEGDRIRTDWTLSWTTPLPWQPRIHINGWSELHLNAEGKISAHIDYWHCSRLDVLAQHLPWAIAQKKR, encoded by the coding sequence ATGACCTCACCGCCATCCACCGATATCTTAGACCTGTTGCGAGACGACTACCGTCGCTTTCCCCACGACCAGACCTACTCGATCTACGCCGACGATGTGCGGTTCAAAGACCCGATGAACGAATTTCGCGGGTGCGATCGCTATCGGCAGATGATTGGCTTCATCCAAACCTGGTTTCGGGAACCCCAGCTCGATCTGCATCAGATCAACCAAGAGGGCGATCGCATTCGTACCGACTGGACGCTGAGCTGGACAACCCCGCTACCCTGGCAACCCCGCATTCACATCAACGGTTGGAGCGAGCTCCATCTAAATGCCGAAGGCAAAATTTCTGCCCACATCGACTACTGGCACTGCTCGCGGCTGGATGTCTTGGCCCAGCACCTGCCTTGGGCGATCGCTCAAAAAAAACGATAG
- a CDS encoding TRC40/GET3/ArsA family transport-energizing ATPase: MRVILMTGKGGVGKTSVAAATGLRCAELGYKTLVLSTDPAHSLADSFDLELSHDPTLVRPNLWGAELDALMELEGNWGAVKRYITQVLQARGLEGVEAEELAILPGMDEIFSLVRMKRHYDEGEFDVLIIDSAPTGTALRLLSLPEVAGWYMRRFYKPLQAVSVALRPLVEPFFRPIAGFSLPNQEVMDAPYEFYEQIEALEKVLTDNTKTSVRLVTNPEKMVIKESLRAHAYLSLYNVATDMVVANRIIPDEVTDPFFKRWKENQEQYRREIHDNFHPLPVKEVPLYSEEMCGLEALDRLKETIYGSEDPTQVYYKETTLRVVQEENQYSLEVYLPGIPKDKVDLSKTGDELNIRIGNHRRNLVLPQALAALKPSGAKMEDDYLKIRFSS; encoded by the coding sequence ATGCGCGTAATTTTGATGACCGGTAAAGGCGGCGTTGGCAAAACCTCGGTTGCGGCTGCCACCGGCCTCCGCTGTGCAGAACTCGGGTACAAAACCCTAGTCTTGAGCACCGATCCCGCCCATTCCCTAGCCGACAGCTTTGACCTAGAGCTATCCCACGATCCCACCCTGGTGCGTCCCAATCTCTGGGGAGCGGAACTGGATGCGCTGATGGAGCTAGAGGGTAACTGGGGAGCCGTGAAGCGCTATATTACCCAAGTCCTGCAGGCACGAGGGCTAGAAGGGGTTGAAGCCGAGGAGTTGGCTATCTTACCCGGCATGGATGAAATTTTTAGCCTCGTGCGCATGAAGCGCCACTATGACGAAGGCGAGTTTGATGTGTTGATTATCGACTCAGCCCCCACCGGCACCGCCCTACGGCTCCTGAGCCTACCGGAAGTCGCTGGTTGGTATATGCGCCGCTTTTACAAACCGCTCCAGGCCGTCTCCGTGGCCCTACGTCCCTTGGTGGAGCCGTTCTTTCGCCCCATCGCTGGCTTCTCCTTACCTAACCAAGAAGTCATGGACGCGCCCTACGAGTTTTATGAACAAATTGAAGCCCTGGAAAAGGTGTTGACCGACAATACCAAAACCTCGGTGCGCTTGGTGACCAATCCCGAAAAAATGGTGATCAAGGAATCTCTGCGCGCCCATGCCTACCTAAGTCTCTATAACGTCGCCACCGATATGGTGGTAGCCAACCGGATCATTCCCGATGAAGTCACCGATCCCTTTTTCAAACGGTGGAAAGAGAATCAAGAGCAGTATCGCCGCGAGATTCACGACAACTTCCATCCCCTGCCGGTCAAGGAAGTACCGCTCTATTCCGAAGAAATGTGTGGTCTAGAAGCCCTCGATCGCCTCAAAGAAACGATCTACGGCTCCGAGGATCCCACCCAGGTCTATTACAAAGAAACTACGCTTCGGGTGGTACAAGAGGAGAATCAATACAGCCTCGAAGTGTATTTACCCGGTATCCCCAAAGATAAGGTAGACCTGAGCAAAACCGGCGATGAGCTAAATATTCGCATCGGCAACCATCGCCGTAATCTTGTACTACCTCAGGCCCTAGCTGCCCTGAAGCCCTCTGGAGCCAAGATGGAAGACGATTATCTCAAGATTCGGTTTAGCTCTTGA
- a CDS encoding leucine-rich repeat-containing protein kinase family protein, with amino-acid sequence MDTLTALRSGQLAGATRINISASLTEFPPELLQLKDTLEVLDLSNNQLRSLPDELSQFTRLKALFCFKNNFETVPEVVARCPSLTILGFKSNQIHTLPAAVLSPRLRWLILTDNYITQVPAEIGQCQHLQKLMLAGNQLRSLPPELAHCHNLELIRLAANQLDALPDWLLHLPKLSWLAYAGNPFCASGSREERSLPAIDWADLTVGKVLGQGASGVISQATWHCDPPQRVAVKVFKGEITSDGYPVDEMQACIAAGNHPHLVKLLGRLVNHPHQKNGLVFDLIPPGYGVLAGPPNLDTCTRDTYPAEQTFSLPAILATVQGVASAAARLHARGILHGDLYPHNTLVNEQGESLLSDFGAASFYDPADGVFGDALEHLEVRAFGCLLEDLLTRCTLDALSAYEECIDDLHRLQQACVNPKPAYRPSFEDIEQTLAHLTTSQELNRILR; translated from the coding sequence ATGGATACATTAACTGCACTGCGATCGGGTCAACTAGCTGGGGCAACGCGGATTAATATATCTGCCAGCTTGACGGAATTTCCCCCAGAGCTACTGCAACTGAAAGATACCTTAGAAGTTCTTGATCTATCGAACAACCAACTGCGATCGCTCCCCGATGAGCTCAGTCAGTTTACCCGTCTCAAAGCATTATTTTGCTTTAAGAACAATTTTGAGACGGTGCCGGAAGTAGTCGCCCGCTGTCCGTCTCTAACGATCTTGGGCTTCAAATCCAACCAAATTCATACCTTGCCAGCGGCGGTACTATCCCCTCGGCTACGCTGGTTGATTCTCACCGATAATTACATCACCCAGGTGCCTGCAGAGATCGGTCAATGTCAGCACCTACAGAAACTAATGCTGGCGGGCAACCAACTGCGATCGCTCCCTCCAGAACTGGCCCATTGTCACAACCTAGAGCTGATCCGCTTGGCGGCCAATCAACTCGATGCCCTGCCCGACTGGCTGCTGCATTTGCCGAAACTGTCCTGGCTAGCCTATGCGGGCAATCCCTTCTGTGCGTCTGGGTCAAGGGAAGAGCGATCGCTCCCCGCGATTGACTGGGCTGATCTAACCGTGGGCAAGGTGCTGGGGCAGGGGGCATCGGGCGTCATCTCCCAAGCGACCTGGCATTGCGATCCACCCCAGAGGGTGGCGGTGAAAGTTTTTAAGGGTGAGATCACCAGCGATGGCTATCCGGTGGATGAAATGCAGGCCTGCATCGCGGCGGGCAATCATCCTCACTTGGTGAAGCTGCTGGGGCGGTTGGTGAACCATCCCCATCAAAAAAATGGCTTAGTTTTTGACCTGATTCCCCCCGGCTACGGCGTGCTGGCGGGTCCGCCTAATCTAGACACCTGCACCCGTGATACCTATCCTGCGGAGCAAACATTTTCCCTACCAGCGATTCTGGCGACGGTGCAGGGAGTTGCTTCGGCGGCGGCGCGGCTCCATGCTAGGGGCATTCTCCATGGCGATCTCTATCCCCACAATACCTTGGTTAATGAGCAGGGAGAGAGTTTGCTGAGCGATTTTGGCGCGGCCTCCTTTTATGATCCAGCAGATGGAGTTTTTGGTGATGCTCTCGAACATCTAGAGGTGCGAGCCTTTGGCTGTTTGCTGGAGGATTTGTTAACCCGATGCACCCTTGATGCGTTATCTGCCTACGAAGAGTGTATTGACGATCTGCATCGCCTACAGCAGGCTTGCGTCAACCCCAAGCCTGCCTACCGTCCGTCCTTTGAGGATATCGAACAAACCCTCGCTCATCTGACCACGTCTCAAGAGCTAAACCGAATCTTGAGATAA